Proteins from one Pleurocapsa minor HA4230-MV1 genomic window:
- a CDS encoding HAD-IA family hydrolase, with protein sequence MQILDQLPRESLPKVIFFDAMGTLFDLKTSVGEIYHQYAHQYGVEIDAEQIEQAFANSFKSAPPLGFSPNELTIIKQQEFDWWKQVVSATFEQLEVLENFSDFNAFFREIYLYFGTKDPWYVFPDTVNCLTKCSDRKIELGVISNFDSRLIKVLNLLDLDQFFTSITISSVAGFAKPKSNIFQLALSKHNLPSDQAWHIGDSPTEDYAGAKNAGLSSFWLNRSAYSLNIENQLPNLWSLG encoded by the coding sequence ATGCAAATATTAGACCAATTACCCCGCGAGTCTCTACCCAAAGTCATTTTTTTTGATGCTATGGGTACTTTATTCGATCTAAAAACTAGTGTCGGGGAAATATACCATCAATATGCCCATCAATATGGTGTAGAAATAGATGCAGAACAGATAGAACAGGCTTTTGCAAATAGCTTTAAATCTGCCCCTCCATTAGGATTTTCGCCTAATGAACTAACAATAATTAAGCAACAGGAATTTGACTGGTGGAAACAAGTAGTATCAGCAACTTTTGAGCAGTTAGAGGTATTAGAAAACTTTAGCGATTTTAATGCTTTTTTTAGGGAAATATATCTTTATTTTGGGACGAAAGATCCTTGGTATGTATTTCCTGATACTGTTAATTGTTTAACTAAATGCAGCGATCGCAAAATTGAATTAGGCGTTATTTCTAATTTTGACAGTCGCTTAATAAAAGTACTGAATCTCTTAGATCTAGATCAGTTTTTTACTAGTATTACCATTTCTTCAGTGGCGGGATTTGCCAAGCCGAAGTCTAATATTTTCCAGCTCGCTTTGAGTAAACATAATTTGCCCTCAGACCAAGCATGGCATATTGGCGATAGTCCAACTGAAGATTACGCAGGCGCAAAAAATGCAGGATTAAGCTCATTCTGGTTAAATCGCTCAGCCTATTCATTGAATATTGAAAATCAACTACCCAATTTATGGAGTCTGGGATAA
- a CDS encoding Hpt domain-containing protein: MDTANQQRILGYFIEEAKEHLQTLEQGILQLATSVQDTETVNEMFRAAHSVKGGAAMLGYTSIQKTAHRLEDSFKILKDNPVDVDQKLETLFLNGYDHLQDLIERLENSADFKDADAVEILQQSESNFAILDQYLQQLLSGSTSGQANVPQQVTKILKQMLQIFKQPDSPESRQKLHLCCRSLGEIAPSEANWQNLISTTQTAITNKKYPYSTIAQVVIKEIKQAGDYLNAGQANKLTISKNLQQLAATAGGTASGVASAVGAGTVSIPTDPQGAAIALLKTFNKQQIMQIFQIIKTRL; this comes from the coding sequence GTGGATACAGCTAATCAACAGAGAATTCTCGGATATTTTATCGAAGAAGCAAAAGAACATCTGCAAACATTAGAGCAAGGAATTCTACAGCTAGCTACGTCTGTACAGGATACCGAGACTGTTAACGAAATGTTTCGAGCTGCTCACTCAGTCAAAGGTGGTGCTGCAATGTTGGGCTACACCAGTATTCAAAAAACTGCTCATCGTCTCGAAGATTCTTTCAAAATATTGAAAGATAATCCTGTTGATGTCGACCAAAAGCTAGAAACTTTATTTCTTAACGGTTACGATCATCTTCAAGATTTAATTGAACGTTTAGAAAATTCTGCCGATTTTAAGGATGCTGATGCAGTAGAAATTTTACAGCAATCAGAATCAAATTTTGCGATCTTAGATCAATATCTCCAGCAGCTACTCTCAGGATCTACTTCGGGTCAAGCAAACGTCCCTCAGCAAGTGACAAAAATACTCAAGCAAATGCTACAGATATTCAAGCAGCCTGACAGTCCAGAAAGCCGTCAGAAACTGCATTTATGCTGTAGAAGCTTGGGGGAAATTGCCCCTAGTGAAGCTAACTGGCAAAATCTTATTTCCACTACTCAAACAGCGATCACTAATAAAAAGTATCCCTACAGCACAATTGCTCAGGTAGTTATTAAAGAAATCAAGCAGGCTGGCGACTATTTAAATGCTGGTCAGGCAAACAAACTCACGATCAGTAAAAACCTTCAGCAGTTGGCAGCTACGGCAGGCGGTACTGCTAGTGGTGTTGCTAGTGCTGTTGGTGCTGGCACAGTGAGTATTCCCACAGATCCTCAAGGTGCTGCGATCGCTTTACTTAAAACATTCAACAAACAGCAAATCATGCAAATATTTCAGATTATTAAGACCCGTCTCTAA